From a single Brassica napus cultivar Da-Ae chromosome C9, Da-Ae, whole genome shotgun sequence genomic region:
- the LOC106408271 gene encoding uncharacterized protein LOC106408271 has product MIYPKLPREKLQRQIDDLQGQVTGLHRAREETNLELSSEFQILKENLNEHSKQLEQRAEKLSQLESENLTLRDENQALNMASNKKRRFQTQVRPILTLETPNSETGANFPTTAPGGDASTREKAKDAQTYDMEDRDSEPEHDKEASDGAARAESPMIAHLHQMFSERLDAMQSMVQRLLGVAPPIRKSNPDSYADTPFTNEITLIEMPMKFSFRSIKAYDSTTDLDDHVAQYRQRMLAIALRKGSREATLCKGFGSTLTGPALQWYINLPSSSIASFAVLSDKFVEQFARSRDLEKTSDCLYEILQHRAEPLRGYIARFNQEKVAIPECSIPTAISAFKRGLLPDRDLYKELTKYHCKTMEDVLSRAWAQEKWEEDVTSRAKEQQKQDSKTIRSDRTERDEKPSQRPATDSGNRNRGRYQNRPIEKAEGMAVSAWLDISHLSVSRPKLVNVLRQMGQEVKWSQKMKAPDSFWNPGLWCDFHRDHGHKTEDCVALNIEVNELLRKGHLRKLLSEKAKSHIRKETMEISGISHAGVKKSTWNAKHGLEAAKPKRLLLGTDEISFAAKEQEKVLTPHHDALVISLTVANCLVKRILVDNGSSGNIIFQAAYKDLGLEESALTRRITPLIGLSGEVKETAGEITLPLYAEGINRSAKFLLVDCDSSYNMILGRPWIHGMGPVPSTFTKW; this is encoded by the exons ATGATCTACCCGAAGCTACCCAGAGAGAAGCTCCAAAGGCAAATCGATGATCTGCAAGGTCAAGTAACCGGGTTGCATAGAGCTCGGGAAGAGACCAATCTCGAGCTTTCCTCGGAGTTCCAGATCCTGAAGGAAAATCTCAACGAACACTCCAAGCAACTGGAGCAGAGGGCCGAGAAGCTCAGCCAGCTCGAATCGGAGAATCTTACCCTCCGAGACGAGAACCAAGCCCTCAACATGGCAAGTAACAAGAAACGTCGATTCCAGACTCAGGTTCGCCCTATACTGACTCTGGAGACACCTAATTCCGAGACAGGCGCGAATTTCCCAACTACGGCGCCGGGAGGAGACGCATCAACGCGCGAAAAGGCCAAGGATGCTCAGACCTACGACATGGAGGACAGGGACTCGGAGCCCGAACATGATAAAGAAGCATCAGACGGAGCAGCGAGAGCGGAGTCTCCTATGATCGCTCACCTTCACCAGATGTTCTCCGAGAGGCTCGACGCCATGCAGTCCATGGTACAGAGACTCCTGGGGGTAGCTCCCCCCATCCGGAAGAGCAATCCCGACTCCTACGCCGATACTCCCTTCACGAATGAGATCACCTTGATCGAGATGCCCATGAAGTTCTCTTTCCGCAGCATAAAGGCCTACGACAGCACCACTGATCTGGACGACCATGTCGCCCAATACAGACAAAGGATGCTCGCCATAGCACTCCGAAAGGGGTCGCGCGAAGCTACCTTGTGCAAAGGTTTTGGCTCCACTCTGACCGGACCCGCTCTGCAATGGTACATCAACTTACCCTCCAGCTCCATAGCTTCCTTCGCGGTTCTCAGCGATAAGTTCGTGGAACAATTCGCCAGAAGCAGGGACCTGGAGAAAACCTCCGACTGCCTCTACGAAATCCTCCAGCACCGAGCGGAACCACTGCGAGGctacatagcccgcttcaaTCAAGAGAAGGTAGCTATCCCCGAATGCAGTATCCCCACTGCTATCTCTGCTTTCAAGAGAGGCCTGCTCCCCGACAGAGACCTCTACAAGGAGCTGACCAAATATCATTGCAAAACCATGGAAGACGTCCTATCTCGAGCCTGGGCACAGGAAAAATGGGAGGAAGACGTCACCAGCCGTGCCAAAGAGCAACAAAAGCAAGATTCCAAGACGATCAGATCAGACCGAACCGAGCGAGACGAGAAACCCTCACAAAGACCAGCTACGGACTCCGGAAATCGAAACCGGGGCAGATACCAGAACCGGCCGATCGAGAAGGCAGAAGGGATGGCAGTGTCCGCGTGGCTAGACATCTCTCACCTCTCAGTATCGAGGCCAAAGCTGGTCAATGTTCTGAGGCAGATGGGCCAAGAGGTTAAGTGGTCTCAGAAGATGAAAGCACCCGACTCTTTCTGGAACCCTGGTTTATGGTGCGACTTCCACCGAGACCACGGTCACAAAACGGAGGACTGCGTCGCACTAAATATAGAGGTCAACGAGCTACTTAGGAAAGGACACCTCAGGAAGTTACTTTCCGAGAAGGCCAAGAGCCATATAAGAAAGGAGACAATGG AAATCAGCGGCATAAGCCATGCAGGTGTGAAGAAAAGCACCTGGAACGCCAAGCACGGCCTAGAGGCAGCCAAGCCAAAACGCCTGCTCCTAGGAACAGACGAGATAAGCTTCGCGGCCAAGGAGCAGGAGAAAGTTCTCACTCCGCATCACGACGCCCTAGTTATCTCGCTCACTGTAGCGAACTGCCTGGTAAAAAGGATACTGGTAGATAATGGAAGCTCTGGTAACATCATCTTCCAGGCAGCATACAAGGACCTGGGGCTGGAGGAAAGCGCTCTAACTCGGAGGATAACCCCCCTTATAGGGTTAAGCGGGGAAGTCAAAGAAACCGCCGGGGAGATAACCCTCCCCCTATACGCTGAAGGAATCAACAGGTCAGCCAAGTTCCTCCTTGTCGATTGCGACTCGTCTTACAACATGATCCTAGGACGGCCTTGGATTCACGGAATGGGGCCCGTCCCCTCGACTTTCACCAAATGGTGA